TACTTGCCTGGATCGCGTCACTCGCGCTTGCCCTCACCCTCGGCTATCTCGCGTACACTCTCACCAAGACACTCCTCATCGGATCATAGCCTCCCGAGTACTTCTCGACCAAGGGGAGAGGGGTAGCTTTTACTTCTTTGGTTGGATTGAATGGCTCATGGAAACACCAATCAAGCAGGAGCAAGTCCTCGCGTGGATCGATGACGATCTCGTGGAGAGTTCCGAACTGATCGCCGACGAGGCGGCGGAGTTCAACGTGCTCGTGGAGATGTCGAACATCTACATTCATATCATCCGGCGGAAACCTGACGGTCCACTGCTTATCGGTCAACAGATCGAATACGACGACGGAATCCGATCCCGGATTCAGGAACTTTCGGAAGCGGCCCGGAGCGACCTCATCTCCCGAATCCGCGAGACCCTTACGGCGACGCCCGTCGTCTACGGTTTCCACGACAGAAACGGAAACAACGTCCACTTCGCAGAGGTTCACCGAATCTTCCTCGAACACCGGATCTATCCGGGCTCGATCGACCAGCAGACCCTGATGAACGGTCTCATCGAGGTTTGGAAGGTGATGCGATACCTTGACGATATCTTCACGCTCATCGAGAGCGTGGAACAGTGAGTGCGACGACCAGGGTGGTGCCATTTCGAGTCCCAGTCATCGATGGCGAGGCGCCACCAGGTTCGCGGACCAGCGCTCCGTCCGGAGTCGGTCGTTGGTTCGACGGAGTCGGAACATATAATCAGTAGCCCGGACGAACTTAGAAAGAAGCGAAATGACGGGAAGTGGTCTGGCTACGTCGGGTGTCTACGGTATCGTCGGAATCGAACTCACTGCGTTCGAGATCGTCCTCGTGCTCAGTATCCTCCTACTGGGGGGATTCGTCAAGGGTACAATCGGTTTTGCAGTCGGGCTTATAACGGTGTCGGGGCTCGTCCAGATTGTGCCCCCGAGGCTCGCTCTGGTGGCGCTTTCGATCCCTTTTCTCGTATCAAACCTCGTTGTATTGGCTGGAGACGGGGTTCCCGTGGCGTTCCTCCGAAGACAGGTTCCGTTCATGATCGCCCTCGTTGTGGGTCTGTTCGCAGGGGTCTGGTTGCTCACCATTCTTTCACCGGGACTCCTGTATCTATTTATTTCCGGGTACGTGTTCCTCTTCCTCGCGTTCCAGCGGGTTGAGGACCGAATACACGAGTACGCCACACATGGCAGCGTGGGTGTGTTTTCGGGGTCGCTCAGCGGTCTTCTCGGCGGCGCCGTGAGTGCCCCAGGGCCGCCGCTCGTCATTCACGCGTACCTGAACACTGTCGAGGACCACCGGACAGTGTTCGTCACCGGGGTGTCGGCACTATTTCTCCTCGCTCACGTCGTTCGCGTACTCTTCCTTGCGCACGCAGATCTGTTGCACGCCAGGGAGGTCATTCTGGGCGTCGCCTTCACGGTCCCGATTTTCGTGGGCGCGACCCTCGGGATCGTCTTCCGCCAGTACGTCGATGACGGGACATTCACGCTGCTGGTCAAGGTGCTTCTGGCTGCGATCGGGGTGCGGCTATTCCTGAACGGGATCGGCTGGTAGTCCGGACCAGTACTCTGACAGAGCGGTCGAACGGGGGTTACGAGCGGATCGTCTCGACACGATCTGCGAGTTTGTCACTGGCGTCTATGAGCGTCTCGCGTCGCCTGTTGATATAGACCGAATCCTCGTCGAGGGATGCTCGCCGATCCTGAATCATCCGTCGGACCTCGCGGGGGGCGGGGCCGCCGGGGATGTCGTGGGCCTCGACGAATTCCCGCGGATCGAGCGCGGACTGGACGAACTCGTCGTCGATATCGAGCATGTCGCCGGTGATCTCCGTGGCGGACTCGTTTACGAGGTCGGCGTCGACCTCGGTTGCGTCGAGTCCCCGCTCCAGTGCCCGCCCGACGAGGTCGCCTACGATCCGGTGGGCTGTTCGGTAGGTAAGGTCAGTCTGCCGGTCGATCTTTGCTGCGAGTTCGCTACAGGACGCAAACCCTTCAGCGGCCAGTTCCTCCATCTGCTCGGCGTTGAACTCGGCGCTCCCGACGGTTCCATCCAATAGCTTGAGGGAACGGTCCACTTCATCGAACGCGTCGAACAGGGGGTGAACCGCGTTCTCCTCGACGTCCTTGATATCCTGAAAGTTGGTGTTGTGAAGCGTCTCATGGACCGACGACATGTACGCGGTCGCGTACGCTGCTCGTCCGCGAACGTACTCGAAGGGGTAGGGGTTCTTTTTTTGCGGCATGAGGCTGCTCGAACCGGAGTACTCGTCGCTGATCTCGACGAAGTCGAACTCCCAGGTATGCCAGGTATAGAGGTCTTGGCAGAAACGGCTCAGTGTCACCATCATGTTCGCCATCGCCGAGGCCGGCTCCATGTGGTGATCCCCGCCGGAGACACAGTCGATGGTGTTCTCCTTGTACCCGTCGAAGCCGAGCAGATCTGCGATAAGTTGGCGATCGAGATCGTAGGACGTCCCCGCCAGCGCTCCACAGCCGAGCGTACACTCGTTGACGGTGTCGTACGCGTTCATGAGCCGTTGGGTGTCGCGTTCGAGCGAGTCGGCAATCCCGAGCAGGTAGTGTGCCACTGTCGACACCTGTGCATGCTGGTAGTGGGTCCACTGCGGCATGACCGTCTTGATCTCCCGTTCGGCCAGATCGAGCAGCGTGGCGCGCAACGAGACGACACGGTCGAGCACGTCGAGCAACCGCTCACGCTCGACTATTCTGGCGAGCGGTTCGGGACGGGTTCGTCCAATGTTGATGTTGCCGGCGACCTCCTCGCCGATCCGCTTGTTGAGTTGGTACTCCATGTGCGAGTAAAAGTACTCGAGATTCGGGTTGTACTCTCCCAGTTCCTCTGGCCCGGCCTCTTCAAGATCCGCAACCGCATCCAGGAGTTGTGCGCCCACGTCCTCATCGATGATCCCTGTGTCAACAAGCATCACTGCCCACGCTTTGTTCGTCTCGATTAGCGGCGAAAAGTAGTGCTCCCGCTTGAACTCGTAGGTCGGTTCCTGAATCGTCTCGGTGTACACTTTTCCGGGGGCCGCTTCTAGTCGTTCCCGTGAGATATTCTCGTCTGACGACATCGATATCTCTTTTTTCCCCAGTCAGTATAAAGGCAGGGGTGGTTCGGGATCAGGAGTGAGTCCCATTCGCTGTCGTAACCCTCGCCGTGGGTTAGACTCAAATACTTCCAGTACGGTACATTGTACCAGACCACATGGTCGGATACACGGAGCGAGAGACTGATGTATTGATCGTCGGGGCCGGCGGCGCGGGGCTATTCACCGCGATGTACGCTGCCGACGATGGCCCAGTGGACCTCGACGTCACCGTCGTCGTCAAGAAACTTGCGGGGAAAAGCGGCTGTACCCGCATGGTACAGGGTGGCTACAACGCCGTTCTCCACTCCGAGGATTCGGTCGAGGACCACTACATGGATACCATTGAAGGTGGAAAGTGGATCAACGATCAGAAGCTTGCGTGGACGCTTGTCGAAAACGCGCCGAAGGTCATCCGCAAACTCGAGAACGATCTGGGAGTCTTCTTCGATCGTGACGAGGACGGGCATATCCACCAGAAACCGTTCGCGGGGCAGTCGTTCGACCGGACGGTTCACAAGGGCGACCTAACGGGGATCGAGATCATGACGAAGATTCGTGACGAGTTGTTGACCCGCGATGTGACGTTTCTCGAGGAGACCCGGGCCGTCGATCTCCTGACACGCGACGGCGAAGCCGTCGGGGCTGTCGTGTTGGACATGCGATCGGGTGAGTTCGAAGTTATCACTGCTAAGGCCGTCGTCCTCGCCACAGGGGGAGGCGCAACGATGTACAGTATCTCGACACCAGCCCTAGAGAAATCGGCCGACGGGCAGGCGATGGCGTATCGTCAAGGGCTCCCGCTCCAGGACATGGAGATGATGCAGTTCCACCCGACGGGCCTGCTCGCGGGGGACACGAAACTGACGGGCGGCGTCATTGAGGAAGGAATCCGAGGGGAAGGTGCTCACCTCTACAACACCGAGGACGAACGTTTCATGGAGAAGTACGCGCCCGAGAAGATGGAACGGGCGACACGCGATATCGTCTCGCGGGCTAGCTACGAAGAGATTATGGCTGGTCGGGGAACGGAACGGGGAGGCGTACTACTCGACGCGACGCACCTCGGGACCGAGTTCGTTGAGGAAACCTTCCCGGGAATGACAGAGCGGACACGAAACGTCGGGCAAGACCTCTCGACCCAGCGTGTCGAGGTGTCGCCAACGTCCCACTATCACATGGGTGGGGTAACTATTGACGCGAACTGTCGGACGAACCTTCCTGGACTATTCGTTGCCGGGGAGGACGCCGGCGGCGCGCACGGGGCGAACCGGTTAGGCGGGAACGGCGTCGTCGATTCGACGGTGCTCGGCAAACAGGCAGGACAGGTCGTTCCCGATCGAATCGAGGGGCGATCCCCCCCGTCATACGATCCAGACCAGGCGGAACGTATCATTGAGCGGATCACGGAGCCTCTCAATCGTCCAGGAGGGGCCGACGTCTACGAACTCCGTGACGAACTCGAAGAGGTGATGTGGGAATACGTCGGCGTCGTCCGAACCGGAGAAAAACTCGAAGAGGGCATCGAGCGGCTCGTCGAGATCCGCAAGAGGCTCGAAGACGTGGCGGTGTCGGGGAGCAGGCGGTATAATCTGGAGTGGAATGAGTACATGGATCTCGAAAACCTCGCACTGATCGCGGAGACGGTAGCTCGGAGCGCCCTCTACCGGACGGAGAGTCGGGGTGCCCATTATCGCGAGGACTATCCCGAGCGTGACGACGACGAGTGGCTTGCCAACGTACACGTCAGACGAAACGACGACGGCATGGAGACCTGGAAAGAGGACGTCGTGTTCAGTCAGACACATCCGGCCAACGTTGACGGTAGCATTGTCACAGTCTCTGACAATACACACGCAGAGAGCAACTAAATCACAACAGTAATACGACATCAACCAATGAACGAACGAGAATTCACCGTTCATCGATACGATCCGAAAGTAGACACAGAACCGCGGTTCGAATCCTATGACGTCCCGATTAGCGCGTCCACATCGGTACTCGACGGACTGTTCCACATTCAGGAGACGCTTGGCGAGAACCTCTCGATGCGGTTCTCCTGTCGCCAGGGAGTTTGTGGCAGCTGTTGTATGGAAATCAACGGGAAGGCGCGGCTCGCCTGCCAGACGCCGGTAACTGGCCTCAATGATCGGAAGGTCACCGTCCGACCCCTGTACAATCTGCCCGTCATCAAGGACCTCGTCGTCGACATGGATCCGTTCTTCGAGAGTTTCGAAGCGATCGACCCATCGTTCGTGGCCGAGGGATTAGACGAGAACAGCGATCCGGCTGTGATCCCTCCGGACTCCCGGGAACGGGAGGTCATCGAACCTCGGACGGACTGTGTCGGGTGCGGTGCCTGCTATTCGAGTTGTAGCGTTGCGGGCGATACGTATCTGGGTCCAGCCGCAATAAACAAGGCCCTAACACTCCTCAAGGACTCACGAGAGATGAAGACCGATGAGCGCTTCGAGCGACTCTCCGAGACCGATGGGGTCCAGGGCTGTCACGTCCAAGGGGAGTGTAGCAACACGTGTCCAAAGGATATCCCCGTCTCGGAGGGAATTCAACTACTCAAGCGCGACGCCATCAAACGAGGGATCAAACAGCGACTGTTTCCCTCGGACTGACTTGGCCTATCGCTTTATTATATCCACCCGTTCTAAACGACCCCGGTTCGATGTTGACGAACACGACGTTTTATATACTATTCACGTCCATTGTCCCCTATGCCAGGAACCAACGACAAGGGACGGGGGATACAATCCGACGAACATTTGTTCGACATCATAGAATTCATTAGAGAGAGGGATGAGGCAGGTGTCACGGAGATTGCCTCGGAGATCGGACTCGCAAAGAGCACCGTTCACGGACATCTAACCGCGCTACGTCGACGTGGGTACGTGGTGAGAACTGACAACGGGTACCGTCTCGGTCTTGAGTTTCTGAACCACGGAAAGCATGTCCAGACCTCCTACAACCTCTACTCTATCGGTCAAAAAAAGGTCCAGCAGCTGGCAACGGAAACCGACGAACGCGCGTGGTGTATCGTCGAAGAGAATGGACTCGGTTACTACCTTTCCGGGGCCGAGGGGAAACATCCGGTGAATCCGCCCGCCCGCATTGGGAAGGGCGTTCACCTGCATCCACTGGCAGCCGGCAAAGCGATCCTTGCACACTTGTCCGACCCCCGTGTAGAGGAGATAATCGACCAACACGGACTTCCAAAAATAACGCCAAACACGATCACCGACGAGGAGGCGCTGTTTGCGGAACTGGAGAGAATCAGGGAGCGCGGCTACGCCATAAACAACGCAGAGTCACTGTCCGGACTGTACGCGATCGGTGCGCCTGTCATCGATGAGGACGGTGTCGTCAGGGGTGCCCTGTCGATTTCTGGGCCGAAAAACCGGTTGCAGACCGAGGACAAACAGAACCGGTTCGTTGACCTATTGCTCGGTGCGACAAATGAACTCGAGATCAACATTCATAACCACCGTTCGTTACGATCGAACATCGAGTGACCGCCTCAGCGGAGGGTTCTCGGTTCAGGCGGAAATGTCGAACCCGATTTCTGCGTTGGCGGGTATCTACACAGCAACTCACGTGCATACCATTGTCAGAGAGACGATTGCCCAGAGTTTTACAATAGTACGTCTGTAAAGTGGCTCCGCTCCGGTCCGGGTTTACTGGACAAAAGGGAAGTGTGAAAACAGTATCCACTCGAGTATCGGTCCGCTCTCCGCGGGATGCGGGAGTTCAGAGCCTTTTTCGGCAGCGTATTCGTCTTTCCAAATTCGATACCTCATCATAAATCTACTGAACGAGCTAACACACGGGTCATCTCGCGATCGAAACCGGGTACGAGTGAGTCGTTCTCCGACCGGCAACGCGATCGATCTGGACCACGTCAACCGAGAAGGGGTCATTGGTTTTACGACCATGACCGACGGGAAACTCACCATACACCGGAAGATGGCGGAATTCGCGGCAGATCACGTCTGTGATCGTCTCGGTGTTACATCAACGTGCCGGACAGTTACCAACCACTTCCCGGCCAGGACGATCCAGCACACTCGACGACTACGTTCGCGAGTTCGAAGTTGTGTCCCCGGCCCCCGGTTCAATCGGTCTGTCCGGATAGTTGCCGTACTGTTATGCAGACGTTCATTGCTAGTCCGACGCTGCTTCGCAATCGTCTCCGTTTGCCTGACTATTTCGCCCCAAGTGTTCGACTGTGTCGAACACTTCTGATCGAAACCGGTTCATCGCTACGCTATCGTGTCGAGCCTGCAGGCTGCATTCTCTCATCGCTGTCGGATCCAAATGAGAGCACCGACCGAGAGAAGTCCGAGCAGTGCGCCGGCGGCGAGAGTCGGGAACGCAACTGGGTAGCCCGCCCTATCGAGTACGAGTCCGAAGACGACCGGCGAGATGACGGTCGTCGTGAACCCGACCAGCGACTGAAACGATAGGGCGGTCCCGACCTGCGAATCGTCGACCACTTCCGTCACCATCGTCGAGGTCGGGGCACTGTCCATCGTAATCACGAACCCGTATACGAGGATAATCACGATCAACGCGGCGATCGGAAGACTGCTGAGCAGGCCGAAGACCGTGGTCAGGGACGCGCTGGTAGCGAGACCGATCGCGATCGTGCGTGTCCGGCCGATGCGGTCACTGAGCCAGCCACCAGTCACGTTCCCGAGCCCACCAATGACGATCATGAGGCCGACGATGAATCCGGGAAGCAGTGTCGACTCGGTCGCCGCGAAGGCCGGCGCCGTGACGAGGAAAGCCAACAGCCAGTTCCGGACGCCAAACAGCTCCCAATTGTGCCACGAGTAGATGCTGACCGCACAGAGGAATTCGCGGTTGCGGAGCACCGAGAGATCGAACTCGTTTCCGGCCGCACCTGACCGGTCGGGATGATCGCGGGTCAAGCCGAGCATCAGCGGGGCGACGAACAACGCACCGATGCTCGTGACTGCGATAGCGAGCCGCCAGCCGACTGCGTCTGCGGCCGCCGTGGCGAACACGAACGATAGCCCGGAGCCGAGGGAAAACGTCCCGATATAGACGCCGAGCGCTCGACCGCGAACGGATTCAGGAAACCAGTCGCTGACAAACCGCATCCCGGGAACGTAGACGCCGGCGATGAACGCGCCCGAAAGAAATCGAAGGAACGTCCCGACGAGGAAGCCGTCCGCGACCCCGGCGAACAGAACGCTTGGTATCCCGGTCCCAGTCGCGCCGACGGCGATCACCCACCGCGGCGAGTAGCGGTCTGCGAGCCAGCCCGCTGGGAGAATCGCCACCAGGTAGCCGGCCTGAAACGCGCCAAAGATGAGCCCGGCTTTCGTGCCCGAGAGCCCCCACTCGTCGACGATCAATGGCAGGACGGCCGAGTAATTGAACCACACCAGCACCGAGAAGAACAGCGCGGCCGCCGTCACGCCAAGTACCCGCCGTCGTTCTTGCATGTGAGAAAATCAGTAAACGGATGGGTCGATTACTCTTCCGACTTGATGCTGAATGCGCGTATGTGCGTAACGGGTGGCGTTAGACAGTAGGAAGAATCTACTGTTTTGTCCCCACCACCACAAACGTCTCGCAGCGTTCGTGCGCGTCCACGATGCGGAAATCAGTTCTCAAAAGGGCCGACTGTACGGTTGTGAGGGCGAGGTACTCCTCTTGGTCGCGCCCCTCACGCTCTCCAGCACCCGTAGCCGACCAGTCGACAATTACGAGGCGGCCGCCCGGACGAACGACACGCGCGATTTCGTCGATGGCCGTTCCGAACCCGTGGTGGTATGTGCGAATCGATACACCGCCGTCCAGGTGATTATCGGGAAAGGGAAGGTCCGTAAAGTCGGCGGTGACCGGAGTGACGTTCGCCGGCATCCCACGTTTGCGATACACCTCGTGGAGGCCGTGTCTAGCGTCGACCGCAAAGACGGTTTCAGCGACTGGAGCTAGTTCACTCGTGAAGAGACCTGTCCCGCTTCCGAAATCGGCGACGCGCCAGTCTGGTCCCGTATCGAGCAACGTCCGAAGCTCTTCACCGGGAACAATAGCGAAATGCGTTCGGGTCGTTCAGTTTGTCAATCCTCTTCTGGTCGTATGGTTCTGGAGGCATAATTGGCCAATCAGATAGGGAATTGCCCTCTCGTAAGTTAAATATACGGATCAAGTCCTCGTTTGACACCTGCATCGGTAGATGTTGGCTGCCAATCTGTCGGCGGATAGTTGTTTGACCACCATTCAACAACCCGTTCGTGACCCCATCCGGGTGGTTCTGTTTGGCAGTGGCTACCCTCACGAACGACTATTCGGCTCCGCATCGGTAATTTGTCCAGTTCCTCCAGTGAGATTCTCACCCTCATCAGCCGATCGGCTCGTGGTAACATTTTTCACTCCACTTGACCAATCGACTCCGTATGGCCTCCGATTCGACTAGCGCCAGCCAGTGGACAACCATCGAAATCAACCGCGATGGACACGTCGGTCACATCACTCTTTCTCGCCCCGAGGCGATGAACACATTCAGCACGGGACTCGCTCAGGATCTTAACGAAGCGCTCCGCACGCTCGACCGGGAATCCAATATACGGGCAATCGTAGTCGATGGTGCGGGCAAGACCTTCTCAGCTGGCATCGATCTCAGTGAGCATGCTGATCACGAAACCAAGGCGGAGTTCGAGGAATGGGTAGCGCTGATGGAAGAACCGTTCCACACGCTGACCGAAATGGGGACGCCCGTGGTCGCAGCAGTCCATGGCCATGCAGCCGCCAACGGAATCGGACTCGTTGCGGCCTGTGACTTAGCCGTGGCCGCGGAGGGAACCCAGTTCGGGGCGACGGCTCCCAAGGTCGGGTTATTCTGCATGGGACCGTCCGTACCGTTAATGAAGTCGCTCACAAAAAAACGGTGTCTCGAACTGATTCTGACCGGTGAACTGATCGACGCGGAAACGGCGTTAGAGTGGGGGCTAATCAACCGAGTCGTGGCAAGCGGCGAGCACCGGGAGGCAGCAGTGGAACTCGCCGAAACCATAACATCGAAGAGTCCGATGGCGATTCAGATGGGCAAAGAAGCGTTCTATAACATGGTCGAATTAGACTACGGCGAAGCGCTGGACTACTCGAACGAACGATTTGCAGCCCTCTGTACGACGGCGGATGCACGCGACGGCATTGAGGCCTTTCTCGATGGGGTGCCTCTCTCCGCCGATGAGTGGCCCGGAAAATAACGGTTGGGCGTCTCAGTCCGGGCTGAATCTCTTTCACTTCGATTCCTCGGCCGTCTGATGGATGTCCGCTTTGGAGCCAGCCCACCATTCTCGACAGAATCTCGATAGTTCATACAGCTTGTACTGAATGGCAGGTACATTCATCGCGCCGGGTCTCAGTACTGAGATGAATTGGCACACTAGTCACAAGGGGAATTGTGTGAATAAAACAAAATATCGGCCGAGTGTTTTGGAACGCTCGATGACAAGTTGCGTGAGTAACTGTAGCAGATCAGAAATACGGCCAAACAAAAATAATTCGAAATATTACAGGATCACCAAGGGATATATAGGATCCCCACAATTACCGTAACCACGACTAATCGAAGGGAGTTCACCAAGAGAATGAACGGGTATACACATCGAGTAGGACCGGGACACGAGACGTATCCTATTGCTTCGATACGAACCGACGTGAGGGACGGCCCGTGATCGTCGGCGTCCCTACCGAGACGGCCGAAGACGAGAACCGCGTCGCAGTCATCCCGTCCGTCGCCGCGGACCTGATCGATGACGGTCACGAGGTCCTCGTCGCGGCCGGGGCCGGCGAGGCTTCGAACTGGGCCGATACGGAGTACGAAGCCGTCGGCTGTGAGGTACTTTCGGACCGAAAGGCGGTGTTCGAACGGGCCGACGTCGTCTTCCAGGTCCGCGGGCTCGGTTCCGCGGACGTCGAGACCGATCCGTACGAAGAGGGCCAGATAGCCATCGGGATGTACAGTCCGTACGAGGTCGCCGATGGTACTCTCGAGGAACTGGCTGACCAAAACGTGAGCGCATTCTCACTCGAGTTGATGCCCCGAATCAGCCGGGCACAAAGCATGGACGCGCTATCGTCACAATCCAGCCTCGGTGGGTACAAGGCCACCTTGCTGGCTGCAGCGGAACTGCCCAGGATGTTCCCGATGGAAATGACCGCTGCTGCCACCATCCAGCCGGCAGACGTGTTCGTCATCGGGGCGGGCGTCGCCGGCCTCAAAGCCATTGCAACCGCCGAACGGCTCGGGGCGGCCACGCGCGCCTACGATATCCGGCTCGAGGTCAAACGTGAGGTCGAGAGCCTCGGCGCGGATTTCGTCGAACTCGACCTCGAAACTGAGGGGTCGGGTGATGAGGAGGGTTACGCCCAGGAGATGGACGAGGAGTTCTACGCCGAGCAACGCAAGCAGATGAAGCGGGTCGTCCCCGAATCGGACGTGGTCATCACGACGGCAGCTATCCCTGGCGCGCCCGCACCGGAGCTGGTCTCGACAGAAATGATCGAGCGGATGGCTCCCGGGTCGGTCATTGTCGACCTCGCGGCCCCGACCGGGGGCAACTGTGAGCCCACCGTGGCCGATGAGACGGTCCACCACGAGGGAGTCACCATCTTTGGGCCGACGAACCTGCCCTCGAGGGTCAGCCACACTGCGAGTCAGCAGTACGCCAATAACCTGCGTAGCTTTCTCGAGAACCTGCTCGACGAGGACGGCAACCTCGATATCGACGTCGAGGACGAAATCATCGACTCGACGCTTCTGGTCCACGCAGGGGCCGTTCGAAATCCACACATCAATGACGAGGATGACACGGACACGAATGACAGTGAACCCGACGAGACGGTGGATGAGGACGAAGACGATTACGTGGAGGCAACTGATGCCGAGTAAGAGTTCGAGGCTGCCACGTGTCCTGTCGCGCTTGACGGCCCGGGAGGTGATCGCATGACGTTCGTCGAGAACCTGACGCTATTCGTGCTGGCTGCCTTCGTCGGCTACGAAATAATCACGAAGATCCCGACCAATCTGCACACGCCGCTAATGTCCGGGGCGAACGCCATCTCGGGGATTACGCTGCTGGGATCGGTCGTAGTTGCCGGATCGGGGTCGACGACGATAGCGACGGTCCTCGGCTTTCTGGCGGTCGTCATGGCGACGATCAACGTCATCGGCGGTTATCTGGTGAGTCACTTCATGCTCGACCAGTTCAGTCACGGAGGACGTAATTGATGACGGGTATTATCGGCGGGCTGCCGGACTCGATCCTTCAGTTCACGTATCTCGTCGCCGGCGTCCTGTTCATTCAGGGGCTCCGGGATATGACCCACCCGCGGACGGCGACGCGCGGGAACAAAATCTCCTCCGGAGGGATGTTCCTCGCGGTGGTCGTCACTATCCTCTGGTTCGAGGTTCTCTCCCCGCTGGTTCTGGGTGCCGGGCTGCTCGTCGGCGGAGCGATCGGCGTCTGGCTGGCCGTCACCGTCGAGACGACGGAGATGCCGCAGTTGGTTGGGCTGTTCAACGGGTTCGGCGGCGGCGCGTCCGCGCTGGTCGCAGGTGCGGAACTGATCGACGTGATGGGATCCGGTAACTCACTCTCCGTGGGGTTAGCCTCGACGGCCGCAATCGCCGGCATTATCGGGGCTGTCACGTTCTGGGGTAGCCTCGTCGCCGCCGGGAAGCTCCACGGGGTAGTCGGGGATTCGCCGGTCAGCGAGACCGTCGGCCACGGTATCAAGATCCTCTTCTTATCGGCGGCCGTAGTGGCTGGCTTGTTCCTGATCGTCCGTCCGGATATTTTCGGGTCGGCACCGCTAGCCGCGTGGATACCCTCCTACTGGGTGCTAGTCGCGGCCGCGTCCATTCTCGGTATCTTCCTCGTCGTACCGATCGGCGGCGCGGATATGCCCGTGGTCATCGCCTTGCTTAACTCCTACTCCGGATTGGCGGCAGCGACGACGGGGTTCGTGCTGAACAACACTGTCCTTATTATCGCTGGAACGCTCGTCGGTGCGTCTGGTCTCATCCTGACGGTTATCATGTGCGAGTCGATGAACCGCTCGCTGACGAACGTCCTATTCGGCGGCCTCGGCATCGGTGACAGAGACAGCGAGGATATGGAGGATATCTACGAAGGGAAAATAACCGAATCTTCCGCCGAGGAGATTGTGATGCTCATGGAAACGGCCCAGCGCGTCGTCATCGTTCCCGGGTACGGAATGGCTGTCGCCCAGGCGCAGCACGCCGTCGCCGAACTCGTCGAACTCCTCGACGAGAACGGTGTCGACGTCGAGTTCGGAATCCATCCCGTCGCCGGTCGGATGCCCGGCCACATGAATGCGCTGCTGGCCGAAGCCGACGTGCCCTACGACAAGATGCGCGAACTCGAGGAGGTCAACCCAACCTTCTCACAAACTGACCTCGTGATCGTCACGGGTGCGAACGACGTTGTCAACCCGAAGGCAAACACCGACGACTCTAGTCCCATCAGCGGCATGCCCGTGCTGAATGTTGCAGAAGCACAATCAGTGGCGGTCAACAAGCGAAGTCTCAGTCCGGGATTTTCCGGGATTCCGAACCCGCTGTTTGCGAAGGACAATACGAG
The nucleotide sequence above comes from Halosolutus halophilus. Encoded proteins:
- a CDS encoding MFS transporter, which encodes MQERRRVLGVTAAALFFSVLVWFNYSAVLPLIVDEWGLSGTKAGLIFGAFQAGYLVAILPAGWLADRYSPRWVIAVGATGTGIPSVLFAGVADGFLVGTFLRFLSGAFIAGVYVPGMRFVSDWFPESVRGRALGVYIGTFSLGSGLSFVFATAAADAVGWRLAIAVTSIGALFVAPLMLGLTRDHPDRSGAAGNEFDLSVLRNREFLCAVSIYSWHNWELFGVRNWLLAFLVTAPAFAATESTLLPGFIVGLMIVIGGLGNVTGGWLSDRIGRTRTIAIGLATSASLTTVFGLLSSLPIAALIVIILVYGFVITMDSAPTSTMVTEVVDDSQVGTALSFQSLVGFTTTVISPVVFGLVLDRAGYPVAFPTLAAGALLGLLSVGALIWIRQR
- a CDS encoding class I SAM-dependent methyltransferase, whose translation is MLDTGPDWRVADFGSGTGLFTSELAPVAETVFAVDARHGLHEVYRKRGMPANVTPVTADFTDLPFPDNHLDGGVSIRTYHHGFGTAIDEIARVVRPGGRLVIVDWSATGAGEREGRDQEEYLALTTVQSALLRTDFRIVDAHERCETFVVVGTKQ
- a CDS encoding enoyl-CoA hydratase/isomerase family protein, producing MASDSTSASQWTTIEINRDGHVGHITLSRPEAMNTFSTGLAQDLNEALRTLDRESNIRAIVVDGAGKTFSAGIDLSEHADHETKAEFEEWVALMEEPFHTLTEMGTPVVAAVHGHAAANGIGLVAACDLAVAAEGTQFGATAPKVGLFCMGPSVPLMKSLTKKRCLELILTGELIDAETALEWGLINRVVASGEHREAAVELAETITSKSPMAIQMGKEAFYNMVELDYGEALDYSNERFAALCTTADARDGIEAFLDGVPLSADEWPGK
- a CDS encoding NAD(P) transhydrogenase subunit alpha yields the protein MIVGVPTETAEDENRVAVIPSVAADLIDDGHEVLVAAGAGEASNWADTEYEAVGCEVLSDRKAVFERADVVFQVRGLGSADVETDPYEEGQIAIGMYSPYEVADGTLEELADQNVSAFSLELMPRISRAQSMDALSSQSSLGGYKATLLAAAELPRMFPMEMTAAATIQPADVFVIGAGVAGLKAIATAERLGAATRAYDIRLEVKREVESLGADFVELDLETEGSGDEEGYAQEMDEEFYAEQRKQMKRVVPESDVVITTAAIPGAPAPELVSTEMIERMAPGSVIVDLAAPTGGNCEPTVADETVHHEGVTIFGPTNLPSRVSHTASQQYANNLRSFLENLLDEDGNLDIDVEDEIIDSTLLVHAGAVRNPHINDEDDTDTNDSEPDETVDEDEDDYVEATDAE
- a CDS encoding NAD(P) transhydrogenase subunit alpha, which translates into the protein MTFVENLTLFVLAAFVGYEIITKIPTNLHTPLMSGANAISGITLLGSVVVAGSGSTTIATVLGFLAVVMATINVIGGYLVSHFMLDQFSHGGRN
- a CDS encoding NAD(P)(+) transhydrogenase (Re/Si-specific) subunit beta, coding for MTGIIGGLPDSILQFTYLVAGVLFIQGLRDMTHPRTATRGNKISSGGMFLAVVVTILWFEVLSPLVLGAGLLVGGAIGVWLAVTVETTEMPQLVGLFNGFGGGASALVAGAELIDVMGSGNSLSVGLASTAAIAGIIGAVTFWGSLVAAGKLHGVVGDSPVSETVGHGIKILFLSAAVVAGLFLIVRPDIFGSAPLAAWIPSYWVLVAAASILGIFLVVPIGGADMPVVIALLNSYSGLAAATTGFVLNNTVLIIAGTLVGASGLILTVIMCESMNRSLTNVLFGGLGIGDRDSEDMEDIYEGKITESSAEEIVMLMETAQRVVIVPGYGMAVAQAQHAVAELVELLDENGVDVEFGIHPVAGRMPGHMNALLAEADVPYDKMRELEEVNPTFSQTDLVIVTGANDVVNPKANTDDSSPISGMPVLNVAEAQSVAVNKRSLSPGFSGIPNPLFAKDNTSMLFGDAKESMQELVNQYKDATS